In Paenibacillus algicola, a genomic segment contains:
- a CDS encoding stalk domain-containing protein — translation MKKLLLLLLSVSFLFVSMPASAASPIRVKVNGALQSYDQPPEMINGSVLVPLRGIFESLGASLSVTGKNIKAVHKDTVVHLTIGSAAATINGAGVKLAQKAVVMNGRTLVPIRFVSEALGAEVKWSSADRMVSVSSRGAAQATPEPVPPAAVPIEDMSKIDPLNEKLYKGQALVTFSYDDGFLSSYNNALPLHSKYNMAGTFNIIGGKVYSGEQRFMNSSQIWAAHDLGIEIASHTQTHPFLTSSTEAEIREEFKTSKFILEDLVGEVSTIAIPNSDYNDAVRAIAVEYFDGVRVYNRDTNRADNYDPHWLKSFAVVNTTEFSTIQGWIDRAIEEKSWVIIMLHGITEERLGEYETTPQILGQVMQYINDQGKDKIMPVSTRDGVRLMNKEFK, via the coding sequence ATGAAGAAGCTATTGCTGTTACTACTGTCGGTTTCCTTCTTATTCGTTTCGATGCCTGCATCTGCAGCCAGCCCGATTCGAGTGAAGGTGAACGGAGCCCTGCAATCCTATGACCAGCCGCCGGAGATGATTAATGGAAGTGTCCTGGTTCCCTTGAGAGGGATATTTGAGTCCCTTGGCGCAAGCTTGAGTGTAACCGGTAAAAATATTAAAGCCGTTCATAAGGACACCGTCGTCCATCTGACCATCGGCTCCGCTGCGGCCACGATCAATGGTGCAGGGGTCAAGCTGGCGCAAAAAGCAGTCGTGATGAACGGTCGAACCCTCGTCCCGATCCGCTTCGTCAGCGAAGCGCTCGGTGCAGAGGTGAAGTGGAGCAGTGCCGACCGTATGGTATCTGTATCCAGCCGCGGAGCTGCGCAAGCAACCCCGGAGCCTGTACCACCGGCTGCCGTTCCAATCGAAGACATGAGCAAAATTGATCCATTGAATGAAAAGCTGTACAAAGGCCAAGCCCTGGTTACGTTTTCATACGATGACGGTTTTCTGAGTTCGTATAACAATGCACTGCCATTGCACTCGAAGTATAACATGGCGGGGACGTTTAATATTATCGGGGGTAAGGTTTACTCCGGCGAACAGAGATTTATGAACAGCTCCCAAATCTGGGCCGCGCATGATCTCGGGATTGAGATTGCATCACATACACAGACCCATCCGTTTTTGACGAGCAGCACGGAAGCGGAGATCCGCGAAGAGTTTAAGACCAGCAAATTTATATTAGAAGATTTAGTTGGAGAGGTGTCCACCATTGCGATCCCGAACTCTGACTATAATGATGCGGTGAGAGCCATCGCGGTAGAATACTTTGATGGTGTTCGTGTCTATAACAGGGATACCAACCGCGCGGACAACTACGATCCGCACTGGCTGAAATCCTTTGCTGTTGTGAATACGACAGAGTTCTCCACGATTCAGGGCTGGATCGATCGGGCGATTGAAGAGAAATCCTGGGTCATTATTATGCTGCACGGTATTACAGAAGAGCGTTTAGGGGAATATGAGACGACTCCGCAAATTCTGGGGCAAGTGATGCAGTATATTAACGATCAAGGAAAAGACAAGATTATGCCGGTAAGCACCCGGGATGGCGTACGATTGATGAATAAGGAATTCAAATAA
- a CDS encoding GGDEF domain-containing protein: MLSLINDLFINLCVLIALIFIYLQIRWRFVPLGQHFQLYPAVVDGVAGGVLGYVLMSFSIQVTAETIVDLRFIPPMLLILFGGVMSAVVSAVLIIAGRFEFGFTTSAVAAMVLMAILVIGFIWVQQVHRKKYPDLNQYKQGLLMIIFSNVVFSVIITYLVQDATILASLIPTYWVISMIGGLTSVFFVEYILKTQYLLLKYEKESTTDFLTGLNNVRQFDAIWNELMHQAMDKKERLSLFIIDIDHFKHVNDTYGHPIGDKILVELGKILKSTTRSFDVVSRNGGEEFSVILPDCPHPQALDIAERVRQTVEAHSFPVSSKERINITISIGVATYPETVGDPNQMVDSADECLYEAKRAGRNRVCGSYEGK; this comes from the coding sequence TTGCTGTCGTTAATCAATGATCTGTTTATCAATCTTTGTGTTCTTATTGCGTTGATCTTTATTTACTTACAAATCAGATGGAGGTTTGTTCCGCTGGGGCAGCATTTTCAACTCTACCCGGCTGTTGTCGATGGGGTCGCGGGAGGGGTTCTCGGGTACGTGTTGATGAGCTTTTCCATCCAAGTCACGGCAGAAACGATCGTTGATCTGCGGTTTATCCCACCGATGCTGCTCATTTTGTTCGGAGGCGTGATGTCAGCGGTGGTCAGCGCCGTCCTCATCATCGCGGGTCGATTTGAATTCGGATTTACAACCTCGGCGGTAGCGGCGATGGTTCTGATGGCTATTCTGGTGATCGGATTTATATGGGTTCAGCAAGTACATCGAAAAAAATATCCCGACCTGAATCAATACAAGCAAGGCTTGCTGATGATTATTTTTTCCAACGTCGTATTTAGTGTAATTATTACTTATTTGGTGCAGGACGCCACAATTCTGGCCTCTTTAATTCCTACCTACTGGGTTATTTCGATGATCGGCGGCCTGACCTCCGTGTTCTTTGTGGAGTATATTCTGAAAACCCAATACCTGCTCCTGAAATATGAAAAAGAATCCACGACCGATTTCTTGACGGGTCTCAATAATGTGCGTCAATTCGATGCAATCTGGAATGAGCTGATGCACCAGGCGATGGATAAGAAGGAGCGGCTGTCGCTATTTATCATCGATATTGATCACTTCAAGCATGTGAACGATACATACGGCCATCCGATCGGCGATAAGATCTTGGTCGAGCTGGGAAAAATCCTGAAGAGCACCACGCGCTCCTTCGATGTCGTCTCCCGAAACGGCGGCGAGGAATTTTCGGTCATTCTGCCGGACTGTCCTCATCCACAAGCCCTGGACATTGCAGAGCGGGTTCGGCAGACGGTAGAGGCGCACTCTTTTCCAGTCTCATCCAAAGAAAGGATCAACATCACCATCTCCATCGGCGTGGCCACGTACCCGGAAACCGTGGGCGATCCCAACCAGATGGTCGACAGCGCGGACGAGTGCTTGTATGAAGCCAAGCGCGCAGGGCGCAACCGGGTGTGCGGGAGTTATGAGGGGAAATAA
- the nikC gene encoding nickel transporter permease yields the protein MIRIKSFHKHTWRFIVLGIVIFAMMSAALYTFLYLQHDPNQTDLSQKLSAPNWFHPLGTDHLGRDVLTRLLLGGMQTVGYSLLALAASLLIGIPIGLLSGYRRGLTDRILMRIADAFLSFPDTLVAILLAGLLGASIHNLILAVVIIKWVKYARLVRSTILTESQKDYVLMARSHGLSDVRIMYKHLLPHIMGNVLVMASLDLGKIILLISAFSYIGLGVQPPSPEWGAMLNDSRPYFQSRPELMLYPGLAIVTVVLAANLAGDFFRDYFDVKKEVQP from the coding sequence ATGATCAGGATCAAAAGCTTCCATAAGCACACTTGGCGCTTCATTGTATTAGGAATTGTAATCTTTGCGATGATGTCCGCAGCCCTTTACACATTCCTGTACCTGCAGCATGACCCGAATCAGACCGATTTAAGCCAAAAACTGTCAGCCCCTAATTGGTTTCATCCGCTGGGCACCGATCACTTGGGACGGGATGTACTAACCCGGCTCTTGCTGGGCGGGATGCAGACTGTCGGCTACAGTTTGCTCGCGTTAGCAGCCTCCCTGCTGATCGGCATTCCCATCGGTTTGCTGTCCGGCTATCGGCGGGGGCTTACCGATCGCATCCTCATGAGGATTGCCGATGCTTTTCTGTCATTCCCGGATACCCTGGTGGCGATTCTGCTCGCCGGTTTGCTTGGTGCCAGCATCCATAACCTGATTCTTGCCGTCGTCATTATTAAATGGGTTAAATACGCCCGCCTGGTGCGCAGCACCATCCTGACAGAATCACAGAAGGACTATGTTCTCATGGCGAGAAGCCACGGCTTATCGGATGTTCGCATCATGTACAAGCACCTGCTTCCGCATATCATGGGCAACGTTCTCGTCATGGCCAGCCTGGATCTGGGCAAAATCATACTGCTCATCTCCGCCTTCTCCTATATTGGCCTGGGCGTTCAGCCGCCATCCCCGGAGTGGGGAGCTATGCTGAATGATTCCCGCCCTTATTTTCAATCCAGGCCCGAGCTTATGCTTTACCCCGGACTGGCGATAGTTACCGTGGTGCTGGCGGCGAACCTCGCTGGTGATTTTTTCAGAGATTATTTTGATGTTAAAAAGGAGGTGCAGCCGTGA
- a CDS encoding AAA family ATPase codes for MNEIVDMTLRDFMDQHVKVMEPTLFFSMALQMADLIHERHQWSAGPCGIDPEQIGLQRDLSEAKLYWLNSPPEISERRYAYMSPEQTGRMFRQPDHRSDLYGLGVLFYEWLTGETPFQAATMHEWTHAHMAMLPVPVVSRQRQVPKMLNDLVMKLLAKSPEERYQSARGLQDDLRICADAWVTEGTIASFSLGALDDRSVLRLPSKLYGRDSEWQAWQKIYGRSIRGAKELLLIGGHTGSGKSALLRAFQNDASQQGGYSASGKCEPLLESKPYAPFIAAVTKLIRQRMAAGEAQREPWRRRLLDAVGKSGSVLVQVIPELSWLLGKHQPLEPLSPLEATNRFRSLFGKVIQAFADEKHPLVLGLDDLQWADSGTLHLLSELWQHSSLKHVVIIGTYREHEVSQGHKLQELLLKTSEADAAGVSVMNVHGLTYHEVLHYLSDLLQEEGDALQPFADVLYRQTAGNPLYIHKMVETCHEKQWLWFHADEMCWRWDLQAMTEMAGYGQVADLIRSRVQDLPAPTHKVLRVAGCLGASFELDKLALVTKDSLEQLIQALSPAVSEGWLMPEPGRMRFLHDQVQMAAYELNPEELKAQAHLDIGRSLRESLHAEGDEERLFEVVHHMNLGREHIAEQAEAEQLAVLNLRSGIAAKAAAAYGQALELLTAGVQLAEAGGLAEPDWLYVQLLLERSECLYFCGQWKQAEEDLHQLLLHTEAVEVRARIYTIMIMMYAFHRSLEKAADTALHAMQEFGFSIPSSTSRASILLEVARTQLALTHKRMELSTLPSQNDAAHQALSDIVMVSSTVIYVVNPELAVVMFAKYVRRSLQQGLGDAFAIALGSYAIALAFGLRNDKQALHLAETAWHYAEQSDSLLLKGKIRLITALVKQHAQAEQIAPLFQQAVQLSLECGDLVSAGHAMSCHVMVCDGELKHLDRLVHAYEEQYGQVLDQITLRVLYISKRYVELLQHGIEGQALQFRIPYMAEEKLHPGAEVGRQEKGNWFYYYTCRLEVAFIYSRYPEAVTLAEKAGRFKREIMVTIHQKYSFYHALALMAEAAPLSRLQPDQRTTLRRLMNRMRAWSKSSPDTTLVKYEIMQAEYARVSRKNEKALRLYDLAIEHARQAGDAREAAIAAELAACLCRRMGDLTSEAAYLQKACEAYAAWGALGKVRLLQASHPALTVQASGEAEQGEAPDLQPSLKLALASAALHSANLGRELDLELLRQMAGLSHHDHSERRLPEKFLQLALHTTGAERGVVLLCESGRMTVEARLELNGGGHGCEIQDCYASSVVQFVQQTKEPVVVSDARSSIFAKDDYIVQQKPRSMLCMAIRDANHQEGILYLENNLTAGAFTNERVDMLELVFSRMVYGELKQLGRLERDVQKPQAMKAQTSEPAVLVDPLTRREMEIVQLLAEGLSNKQVAASLHITEGTVKSHVNRIYGKLQVNRRVQAIQKARELQLIE; via the coding sequence ATGAATGAAATTGTGGATATGACCCTGAGAGATTTCATGGACCAGCATGTGAAGGTCATGGAGCCTACCCTCTTTTTTTCAATGGCACTGCAGATGGCAGACCTCATCCATGAGCGGCACCAGTGGTCTGCAGGCCCTTGCGGGATTGACCCCGAACAGATCGGCTTGCAAAGGGACTTGAGCGAAGCGAAGCTCTATTGGCTAAATTCACCGCCGGAGATCTCGGAGCGGAGATATGCTTATATGTCTCCAGAGCAGACCGGACGCATGTTCAGGCAGCCGGACCATCGGAGCGATCTGTACGGGCTCGGCGTTCTGTTCTACGAGTGGCTGACCGGAGAGACGCCATTTCAGGCCGCCACGATGCATGAATGGACCCATGCTCATATGGCGATGCTGCCCGTTCCGGTGGTGTCCAGGCAGAGACAGGTCCCGAAGATGCTGAATGATCTCGTAATGAAGCTGCTCGCCAAGTCGCCGGAGGAGCGGTATCAGAGCGCGCGCGGGCTCCAAGATGATCTCCGGATCTGTGCTGATGCCTGGGTTACAGAGGGAACGATTGCTTCTTTTTCACTGGGGGCTCTTGATGATCGGAGTGTGCTGCGTCTGCCTTCCAAGCTCTATGGCCGGGATTCGGAATGGCAGGCGTGGCAAAAGATATACGGCCGCTCCATTCGCGGCGCCAAGGAATTGCTGCTCATCGGCGGCCATACAGGAAGCGGCAAATCTGCACTTCTGAGAGCGTTTCAGAACGATGCATCGCAACAGGGGGGCTACAGCGCGTCAGGCAAGTGTGAGCCGCTGCTGGAATCGAAGCCCTATGCTCCGTTTATAGCGGCCGTGACGAAGCTGATCCGGCAGAGGATGGCTGCAGGTGAAGCGCAGCGGGAGCCATGGAGAAGAAGGCTTCTGGACGCCGTAGGAAAAAGCGGAAGCGTTCTGGTTCAGGTCATTCCTGAGCTATCCTGGCTGCTGGGAAAGCATCAGCCCCTGGAGCCCTTGTCTCCCCTGGAGGCGACGAACCGTTTCCGAAGTCTGTTCGGCAAGGTGATTCAGGCATTTGCGGATGAGAAGCACCCGCTGGTGCTGGGGCTGGATGATCTGCAGTGGGCGGACTCCGGCACGCTTCATCTGCTGTCCGAGCTGTGGCAGCACTCTTCCCTGAAGCATGTTGTCATCATCGGTACGTATCGGGAACATGAGGTAAGTCAGGGGCACAAGCTCCAGGAGCTGCTCTTGAAGACCTCGGAAGCAGACGCAGCCGGGGTTTCGGTCATGAACGTTCACGGCCTCACCTATCACGAGGTTCTGCACTACCTCTCCGACTTGCTCCAGGAAGAGGGCGATGCACTCCAGCCGTTTGCGGATGTACTGTACCGGCAGACGGCTGGTAACCCGCTGTATATCCACAAGATGGTAGAGACCTGCCATGAGAAGCAGTGGCTGTGGTTCCATGCGGATGAGATGTGCTGGAGATGGGACCTTCAGGCGATGACTGAAATGGCCGGCTATGGACAGGTAGCGGATCTGATCCGCAGCCGGGTGCAGGATCTTCCCGCACCTACTCACAAGGTTTTGCGTGTAGCGGGTTGCCTTGGTGCGTCGTTCGAGCTGGACAAACTCGCGCTCGTGACAAAAGACAGTCTGGAGCAGCTGATCCAGGCTCTGTCGCCCGCGGTAAGCGAGGGATGGCTTATGCCGGAGCCGGGCCGAATGAGATTTCTCCATGATCAGGTGCAGATGGCGGCCTATGAGCTGAATCCGGAAGAGCTGAAGGCGCAGGCTCATCTGGACATCGGCCGCTCACTGCGGGAATCACTTCACGCCGAAGGGGATGAGGAGCGGCTGTTTGAGGTCGTGCATCATATGAACCTGGGCCGGGAGCATATTGCAGAGCAGGCAGAAGCGGAGCAGCTGGCGGTCCTGAATCTGAGATCCGGGATAGCTGCTAAAGCTGCAGCTGCCTATGGACAAGCGCTGGAGCTCTTGACAGCAGGGGTGCAGCTGGCAGAGGCAGGAGGCTTGGCAGAGCCGGACTGGCTGTATGTTCAGCTTCTGCTGGAGCGTAGTGAATGCCTGTATTTCTGCGGACAATGGAAGCAGGCTGAAGAGGATCTGCATCAGCTGCTTCTACATACTGAGGCTGTAGAGGTACGAGCACGGATTTACACGATTATGATTATGATGTATGCCTTCCATCGGAGCCTGGAGAAGGCGGCAGACACCGCGCTCCATGCCATGCAGGAATTCGGCTTCTCCATCCCCTCCTCCACATCCCGCGCCTCCATTCTCCTGGAAGTCGCCCGCACCCAGCTCGCGCTTACGCATAAACGCATGGAGCTGAGCACCCTGCCGAGCCAGAATGATGCCGCGCATCAAGCGCTGTCTGATATTGTGATGGTCTCGAGCACTGTGATTTATGTCGTGAACCCGGAGCTCGCAGTCGTCATGTTCGCCAAATACGTACGGCGTTCCTTGCAGCAGGGTCTTGGGGATGCATTCGCTATTGCACTGGGCTCCTATGCTATTGCGCTGGCCTTCGGCCTTAGAAATGACAAGCAGGCGCTGCATCTTGCCGAGACCGCCTGGCATTATGCCGAGCAGTCGGACAGCCTGCTGCTGAAGGGCAAGATTCGGCTGATTACTGCGCTGGTAAAGCAGCATGCCCAGGCCGAGCAGATTGCACCTCTTTTTCAGCAGGCTGTACAGCTGAGCCTCGAATGCGGAGATCTCGTGAGTGCGGGCCATGCAATGTCTTGTCACGTGATGGTTTGTGATGGGGAGCTCAAGCACCTGGACCGTCTCGTGCATGCCTATGAGGAGCAGTACGGACAAGTGCTGGATCAAATCACATTACGAGTGCTGTATATCTCTAAACGCTACGTCGAGCTGCTGCAGCATGGCATTGAAGGACAGGCGCTGCAATTCCGTATCCCTTATATGGCGGAGGAGAAGCTTCACCCCGGAGCAGAGGTCGGCCGTCAAGAGAAGGGCAATTGGTTCTATTATTATACATGCAGGCTGGAGGTCGCCTTTATTTACTCCCGGTATCCCGAGGCGGTGACTCTGGCCGAAAAGGCCGGGCGCTTCAAGAGAGAAATTATGGTGACGATTCATCAAAAATATAGCTTTTATCATGCCCTTGCCCTCATGGCCGAAGCTGCGCCATTATCCAGACTGCAGCCGGATCAGCGAACGACCCTGCGCCGATTGATGAACCGGATGCGAGCATGGAGCAAGTCCTCGCCAGACACGACACTGGTCAAATACGAGATCATGCAGGCCGAGTACGCGAGAGTGAGCCGCAAGAACGAGAAGGCATTACGCCTTTACGACCTGGCGATCGAGCATGCCCGGCAGGCCGGCGATGCTCGGGAAGCAGCCATTGCGGCGGAATTGGCTGCGTGCCTCTGTCGGCGAATGGGGGATCTAACCTCGGAAGCAGCCTATCTGCAAAAAGCTTGCGAAGCCTATGCGGCTTGGGGCGCATTGGGAAAGGTGAGGCTGCTGCAGGCTTCACACCCTGCGCTGACGGTTCAAGCATCCGGCGAAGCGGAGCAAGGCGAAGCCCCGGACTTACAGCCAAGCCTGAAGCTCGCTTTGGCATCAGCAGCTCTTCATAGTGCTAATCTCGGCAGGGAGCTCGATTTGGAGCTGCTGCGGCAGATGGCGGGTCTTTCGCATCACGATCACTCCGAGCGGCGCCTGCCGGAGAAATTCCTGCAGCTGGCGCTGCATACTACCGGCGCCGAGCGGGGAGTAGTCTTGTTATGCGAGTCCGGGAGGATGACGGTTGAAGCGAGACTGGAGCTGAACGGAGGAGGGCATGGCTGCGAGATCCAGGACTGCTACGCATCCAGTGTGGTTCAGTTCGTTCAGCAGACAAAAGAACCGGTCGTCGTGAGCGATGCCAGGAGCAGCATATTTGCGAAGGATGACTACATTGTGCAGCAGAAGCCGCGCTCCATGCTGTGCATGGCGATTCGGGATGCTAACCATCAGGAGGGCATTCTGTATCTGGAGAACAATTTAACGGCGGGTGCTTTTACCAATGAGCGGGTGGATATGCTGGAGCTTGTATTTTCGCGAATGGTGTACGGAGAGCTGAAGCAGCTGGGGCGTCTGGAACGTGACGTTCAGAAGCCGCAGGCCATGAAGGCACAGACGTCTGAGCCAGCCGTATTGGTCGATCCGTTGA
- the nikA gene encoding nickel ABC transporter substrate-binding protein, which yields MKNPRKILLTLIFTLSLSLLSACGQARTSEPGSSEDKKHIRFLYNFSTSSLDPHLGSSYVPLNAGITETLVKLDEEQLTVAPWLAQSWDSEDGQHWSIELRPDVTFQNGKPMTAEAVKASLDRALKESVAIKNALKIDTIEADGQKLSIKTVQPFPEFISELVHPNTSIIDVTETDFVNRPVGTGPFQLKSFSPGSKLELVRYDQYWDGASPLDTVDFMFNEDANARSLALQSGQVDIVYRPEVNGLEMLDQAKGIAVHSTATFRVHQMTMNLERSTMQDIDVRRAVDALINREEIVASILLGYGETAVGPFLPSLPFAPSYSSNSLESGKDAAVHYLSQAGYTLQNGSMQKEGQPLELTLLTYSARADLPLIAQVFQSDAKEIGIQVNIRQIDTPEEYMASNRDWDIATYSNLTAPRGDAGYYLNATYHPTGALNFSGTEDKALTALIDELNVTVDTEKRAELAEAAANYVRDQVYNAFVLHPATIVAYNEDKVMNWVTSKSEYYMITNKLDVNL from the coding sequence ATGAAGAACCCCCGTAAGATTTTACTCACCCTTATCTTTACGCTTTCCCTTTCGTTGCTAAGCGCATGCGGACAAGCCCGTACCTCTGAGCCCGGTTCTTCAGAAGATAAGAAGCATATTCGCTTCCTTTATAATTTCTCTACAAGTTCGTTAGACCCCCACCTCGGCTCCAGCTATGTCCCGCTCAACGCAGGCATCACGGAAACTCTGGTCAAGCTGGACGAGGAGCAGCTTACGGTAGCGCCGTGGCTCGCTCAGTCTTGGGACAGCGAGGACGGACAGCATTGGAGCATTGAGCTGCGCCCGGACGTCACCTTCCAGAACGGTAAACCGATGACGGCAGAAGCCGTCAAAGCTTCGCTGGATCGGGCGCTGAAGGAAAGTGTGGCGATCAAGAATGCCCTGAAGATTGATACCATTGAAGCGGACGGACAGAAGCTGAGCATCAAGACGGTGCAGCCTTTTCCTGAATTTATATCCGAGCTGGTCCACCCGAACACTTCTATTATAGATGTAACAGAAACCGACTTCGTGAATCGTCCCGTAGGTACAGGACCCTTCCAGCTGAAATCCTTCTCCCCCGGAAGCAAGCTGGAGCTCGTCCGCTATGATCAATATTGGGACGGCGCATCTCCGCTGGATACTGTCGATTTTATGTTCAATGAAGATGCCAATGCCCGCTCGCTGGCACTGCAGTCGGGACAAGTCGATATTGTCTATCGTCCTGAGGTCAATGGACTGGAGATGCTGGATCAAGCAAAAGGCATTGCGGTACATTCCACAGCTACCTTCCGGGTGCACCAGATGACTATGAACCTGGAACGCAGCACCATGCAGGATATTGATGTCCGGCGCGCCGTTGATGCTTTGATTAACCGGGAGGAGATTGTAGCGTCGATCCTGCTGGGTTACGGCGAGACCGCCGTGGGCCCGTTCCTGCCTTCACTTCCGTTCGCGCCGTCCTATAGCAGCAACAGCCTGGAATCAGGTAAAGACGCCGCGGTACACTATTTGAGCCAGGCAGGCTATACGCTTCAGAACGGCAGTATGCAAAAAGAGGGCCAGCCTCTCGAGCTCACCCTGCTGACGTATTCTGCTAGAGCGGATCTGCCGCTGATTGCTCAGGTATTCCAATCCGATGCTAAAGAGATCGGCATTCAGGTGAATATTCGCCAGATTGATACCCCTGAAGAGTATATGGCTTCCAATCGGGATTGGGACATTGCCACATACAGTAACCTGACAGCTCCCCGCGGAGATGCGGGCTATTATTTGAATGCCACCTATCATCCTACGGGAGCGCTGAACTTCAGCGGGACTGAAGATAAGGCGCTGACTGCCTTGATTGATGAGCTGAACGTTACCGTGGATACAGAGAAGCGGGCTGAACTAGCTGAAGCGGCCGCTAATTATGTCCGGGATCAGGTGTACAACGCATTTGTCCTCCATCCGGCCACCATTGTAGCTTATAACGAAGACAAAGTTATGAACTGGGTGACGTCCAAAAGTGAATACTACATGATCACGAACAAGCTGGATGTGAATCTATGA
- the nikB gene encoding nickel ABC transporter permease, producing the protein MISLLFRKFSEMLMLLLFITFISFLILRLAPGDPVLQLLKVDELAVSQEQLEALREDMGFNEPLLVQYGQWLLNFIRLDFGESYATGQPVMEMILTGLPATLELTFSSLLVMLLLSIPLGSLAALYRNSWLDHASRALSILGAAIPSFWLGLLLVDLFGVRLGWLPTMGRDGFTSLLLPSFTLGIAMSGVYVRLLRSSLLDSLSREFITAARSRGLSPSRVFVVHALRHSLPPVITVFGVSLGGLIGGVVVIEVIFAYPGIGKLALDAIKQRDYPLIQGYILVMGIVVFIVNTAVDLSYRFLNPELTSKLTLKAKDISP; encoded by the coding sequence ATGATTTCTTTGCTTTTTCGTAAATTCTCAGAAATGCTGATGCTGCTCCTCTTCATTACCTTCATCAGCTTTCTAATCCTTCGCCTTGCTCCGGGCGATCCGGTCCTTCAGCTATTGAAGGTGGATGAGCTGGCCGTAAGCCAGGAGCAGCTGGAGGCGCTTCGCGAGGACATGGGGTTCAATGAACCGCTGCTCGTTCAATACGGCCAGTGGCTGCTGAACTTCATCAGGCTGGATTTCGGGGAATCCTATGCTACTGGGCAGCCGGTCATGGAGATGATCCTTACAGGGCTGCCCGCCACGCTGGAATTAACCTTCAGCTCGCTGCTCGTCATGCTGCTTCTGTCTATTCCGCTGGGGTCACTGGCTGCGTTATACCGGAACAGCTGGCTGGATCATGCAAGCAGAGCTTTGTCCATTCTAGGAGCAGCGATCCCCAGCTTCTGGCTCGGCCTGCTGCTCGTCGATCTGTTTGGTGTCCGGCTCGGGTGGCTGCCCACGATGGGGAGAGATGGCTTCACCTCACTGCTGCTGCCCTCCTTCACGCTGGGCATCGCCATGTCCGGCGTCTACGTCCGGCTGCTGCGCTCCAGTCTGCTGGATTCGTTAAGCCGGGAATTCATCACTGCAGCAAGGTCGCGCGGGCTGTCTCCTTCCCGCGTGTTTGTCGTTCATGCACTGCGCCATAGCCTGCCTCCGGTCATTACTGTATTTGGTGTCAGCCTTGGCGGCCTGATTGGCGGCGTCGTTGTCATTGAGGTGATATTCGCTTATCCGGGCATCGGCAAGCTGGCTCTAGACGCGATTAAACAGCGTGATTACCCGCTGATCCAAGGATATATTCTCGTGATGGGGATCGTTGTGTTCATCGTGAATACTGCAGTGGACCTGTCGTATCGCTTCTTGAATCCGGAACTGACATCGAAGCTGACATTGAAAGCAAAGGACATTTCACCATGA
- a CDS encoding lactoylglutathione lyase family protein — protein MTYPRAFSHIGLSVSDVEQAVTFYRDVMGWYVVMPPSDIVEDNDTAIGIMCSDVFGKGWGSFRIAHMVTSDGIGIEIFQFPNHEKPDHNFQYWKSGVFHFCVQDPDIEGLVQKIVDHGGKQRMPIREYYPNEKPYRMCYVEDPFGIIFEVYSHSYEVTYSSGAYQ, from the coding sequence ATGACTTATCCAAGAGCATTTTCACACATCGGTTTATCCGTGAGCGATGTAGAGCAAGCCGTCACCTTTTATCGTGACGTGATGGGCTGGTATGTCGTTATGCCGCCGTCAGACATTGTGGAGGACAACGATACCGCGATCGGAATCATGTGCTCCGACGTATTCGGCAAGGGCTGGGGGTCATTCCGTATTGCACATATGGTGACCTCCGATGGGATTGGAATCGAGATATTCCAATTTCCGAATCACGAGAAGCCGGACCATAACTTTCAGTACTGGAAGTCGGGCGTATTCCATTTCTGTGTTCAGGATCCAGATATTGAAGGGCTGGTACAAAAGATCGTGGACCATGGCGGCAAGCAAAGAATGCCTATCCGAGAATATTATCCGAATGAGAAGCCGTACAGAATGTGTTATGTGGAGGATCCCTTCGGGATTATCTTCGAGGTCTACAGCCACAGCTATGAGGTAACCTACTCTTCAGGAGCCTATCAATAA